A stretch of the Malus sylvestris chromosome 10, drMalSylv7.2, whole genome shotgun sequence genome encodes the following:
- the LOC126585715 gene encoding uncharacterized protein LOC126585715, which yields MSGPSDRRFDLNLVEEAAPPSPDNIWRPSFVSPTGPLTVGDSVMKNDMTAAVVARNLLTPKDNRLLSKRSDELAVKDSLALSVQCAGSVSNMAQRLFARTRQVESLAAEVMSLKQEIRGLKHENKQLHRLAHDYATNMKRKLDQMKETDGQVLLDHQRFVGLFQRHLLPSSSGAVPRNEAPNDQPLMPPPSRVLSSTEAPNDPPPVPSLSGALPTAETSPKQPL from the coding sequence atgtctggcccctccgaccgtcgttttgacttgaaccttgttgaagaggcagccccgccttctccagacaacatatggcgcccatccttcgtctcccctactggtcctcttaccgttggggattccgtgatgaagaatgatatgaccgctgcggtggtggccaggaaccttctcactcccaaagataacagactactttccaaacggtctgatgagttagctgttaaggattcgctggctctcagtgttcagtgtgcaggttctgtgtctaatatggcccaacgcctatttgctcgaacccgccaagttgaatcattggcggctgaagtgatgagtctcaaacaggagattagagggctcaagcatgagaataaacagttgcaccggctcgcacatgactatgctacaaacatgaagaggaagcttgaccaaatgaaggaaactgatggtcaggttttacttgatcatcagagatttgtgggtttgttccaaaggcatttattgccttcgtcttctggggctgtaccgcgtaatgaagctccgaatgatcaacctctgatgcctcctccttctagggttctgtccagtactgaggctccaaatgatccccctccggtgccttctctttctggggctctaccgactgctgagacttctcctaagcaacctttgtga